From the Streptomyces syringium genome, one window contains:
- a CDS encoding MMPL family transporter, with protein sequence MFGRVGRFCVNRPWLTIVAWIVAAIALSALAPSLKPTDDQADFLPSHYQSVQAAKLQEKAFPQRDQPAAIIVFQRSDGGKLTASDKEAVGKVAKNLQDKKYKKVKQVLSDPAAVSADGTIALANVLADTKNVYDEDLQDGVKQMREDAKSPLGGTSLKMGITGSAATALDSRESSGDTDAMIMMATLVLIIVLLGVIFRSPLIAFLPVLTILVVFTVANGLIATASELGGLKADQSVSALLIVVLFGVGTDYILFLLFRYREALRAGEQPKNALVNAVSSVGETIASAAGAVIVAFLALLLSTMGSMRSLGPSLAIAVAVTLVAALTLVPAVFSLLGTKAFWPSKAWQKQPKNTTANRIGSLVSRRPAAVAVVSAGILAVLAVGVFGFKAEFDSESSLPKDLESVQAMEVLQKGFAAGGADPTLVYLETKDGGKLDKTELKAFHDALAGVAGVGQVSEAVPSPKGDVAQFSVVLKYRPAEDKAISLVSGPLRDAVDKAAPEGSKALVGGTTAVLADIETAVNHDYKVVFPVAGVAIMVILGLLLRSVVAPLYLMVSVGLGFAATLGSTVWLFQGAQGEKGLLFMLPVIVYLFVVAIGTDYNILMVARLREEIRKGTAPREAVRLAVAQSVPTISAAAVILAGTFGVLMLADNSMLQQMGFAVSFGILLTAFIMALLLVPTLTTLLGEKAWWPGHQAPDAAAPTDTFREDGDRVVSGSASR encoded by the coding sequence ATGTTCGGACGAGTCGGACGGTTCTGTGTCAACCGCCCGTGGCTGACCATCGTGGCTTGGATTGTCGCGGCGATAGCGCTCAGTGCGCTCGCGCCTTCACTCAAGCCCACCGATGACCAAGCCGACTTCCTGCCTTCGCACTATCAATCGGTGCAGGCGGCGAAGCTGCAGGAGAAGGCCTTCCCGCAGCGGGACCAGCCGGCGGCCATCATCGTCTTCCAGCGGTCCGACGGCGGGAAGCTGACGGCTTCCGACAAGGAGGCCGTGGGCAAGGTCGCGAAGAACCTGCAGGACAAGAAGTACAAGAAGGTCAAGCAGGTGCTGTCGGACCCCGCCGCGGTGTCCGCCGACGGCACGATCGCCCTGGCGAACGTCCTCGCCGACACGAAGAACGTCTACGACGAGGACCTGCAGGACGGGGTCAAGCAGATGCGGGAGGACGCCAAGTCCCCGCTCGGCGGCACCTCGCTGAAGATGGGCATCACCGGCTCGGCGGCCACGGCCCTGGACAGCCGGGAGTCGTCGGGCGACACCGACGCCATGATCATGATGGCCACACTGGTCCTGATCATCGTGCTGCTCGGGGTCATCTTCCGCAGCCCGCTCATCGCGTTCCTGCCGGTGCTCACCATCCTCGTGGTCTTCACCGTGGCCAACGGGCTGATCGCCACGGCCAGCGAACTGGGCGGCCTCAAGGCGGACCAGAGCGTCTCGGCCCTGCTGATCGTCGTCCTCTTCGGTGTCGGAACCGACTACATCCTGTTCCTGCTGTTCCGGTACCGGGAGGCACTGCGGGCGGGTGAGCAGCCCAAGAACGCCCTGGTGAACGCCGTGAGTTCGGTGGGCGAGACCATCGCCTCGGCGGCCGGCGCGGTCATCGTGGCGTTCCTGGCCCTGCTGCTGTCGACCATGGGCAGCATGCGGTCCCTCGGCCCGTCCCTGGCGATCGCGGTCGCGGTGACCCTGGTGGCCGCCCTCACGCTCGTCCCCGCTGTCTTCTCCCTGCTGGGCACGAAGGCCTTCTGGCCGTCCAAGGCATGGCAGAAGCAGCCGAAGAACACCACCGCCAACCGCATCGGTTCGCTGGTCAGCCGGCGGCCGGCGGCCGTGGCCGTGGTGTCGGCCGGCATCCTCGCTGTGCTCGCGGTCGGTGTCTTCGGCTTCAAGGCCGAGTTCGACTCGGAGAGTTCGCTGCCCAAGGACCTGGAGTCCGTCCAGGCCATGGAGGTCCTGCAGAAGGGCTTCGCCGCGGGCGGCGCCGACCCGACGCTCGTGTACCTGGAGACGAAGGACGGCGGCAAGCTGGACAAGACCGAGCTGAAGGCGTTCCACGACGCGCTCGCGGGCGTGGCCGGAGTGGGCCAGGTCTCCGAGGCGGTGCCCAGCCCCAAGGGCGACGTCGCGCAGTTCAGCGTGGTGCTGAAGTACCGGCCCGCCGAGGACAAGGCGATCTCCCTGGTCTCCGGCCCGCTCCGCGACGCGGTCGACAAGGCGGCGCCGGAGGGCAGCAAGGCCCTCGTGGGCGGCACGACCGCCGTGCTGGCGGACATCGAGACCGCGGTCAACCACGACTACAAGGTGGTCTTCCCGGTGGCGGGCGTGGCCATCATGGTCATCCTCGGTCTGCTGCTGCGCAGCGTCGTGGCCCCCCTCTATCTGATGGTGTCGGTGGGCCTGGGCTTCGCTGCGACGCTGGGCTCCACGGTGTGGCTGTTCCAGGGCGCGCAGGGTGAGAAGGGGCTGCTGTTCATGCTCCCGGTCATCGTGTACCTCTTCGTCGTGGCGATCGGCACCGACTACAACATCCTGATGGTGGCCCGGCTGCGCGAGGAGATCCGCAAGGGCACCGCGCCCCGGGAGGCCGTCCGGCTCGCCGTCGCCCAGTCCGTGCCGACCATCAGCGCGGCGGCGGTCATTCTCGCCGGTACGTTCGGTGTGCTGATGCTCGCGGACAACAGCATGCTCCAGCAGATGGGCTTCGCGGTGTCGTTCGGCATCCTGCTGACCGCGTTCATCATGGCGCTGCTGCTGGTGCCGACGCTGACGACCCTGCTGGGGGAGAAGGCGTGGTGGCCCGGGCATCAGGCACCGGACGCCGCGGCACCCACGGACACGTTCCGGGAGGACGGGGACCGGGTGGTCTCCGGATCCGCCTCCAGGTGA
- a CDS encoding acyl carrier protein encodes MNRHTERAESVVSGTYEERLAKISEIICDILELEEDEVTETSLFKEDHGADSLRAIEILAALEKQFGIVIDQSELSRMVHLKGVYEVVAESAGW; translated from the coding sequence ATGAATCGGCATACCGAAAGGGCTGAATCCGTCGTGAGCGGTACGTACGAAGAGCGCCTGGCCAAGATCAGCGAAATCATCTGCGACATCCTCGAGCTCGAGGAGGACGAGGTCACCGAGACCAGCCTCTTCAAGGAGGACCACGGCGCGGACTCGCTGCGGGCCATCGAGATCCTGGCCGCGCTGGAGAAGCAGTTCGGCATCGTCATCGACCAGTCGGAACTCTCCCGCATGGTCCATCTCAAGGGTGTCTACGAGGTCGTCGCGGAGTCCGCCGGCTGGTAG
- the fabG gene encoding 3-oxoacyl-[acyl-carrier-protein] reductase, which translates to MTSKDTRVALVTGGSRGIGRATVLRLAQDGFDVAFCYQSNDEAARELEKQVTGIGVRVLARKADVTDAEAVKALVAETEDLLGPVDVAVTAAGITRDNPLVMMTEDQWHQVLDVNLDGVYNLCRSVVFSMMKRKSGAIVNLSSVAGVYGNATQTNYSASKAGIIGFSRALAKEVGRYGIRVNVVAPGFIDTDMTSVLTGAVKDKALEQVPLGRLGTADEVADLVGYLASDRAGYVTGSVLQIDGGITI; encoded by the coding sequence ATGACGAGCAAGGACACCCGGGTCGCCCTTGTCACGGGCGGTTCGCGTGGCATCGGGCGGGCGACGGTGCTGCGACTGGCGCAGGACGGCTTCGATGTCGCCTTCTGCTACCAGTCCAATGACGAGGCCGCCCGCGAGCTGGAGAAGCAGGTCACCGGGATCGGTGTCCGCGTCCTGGCGCGCAAGGCCGATGTGACGGACGCCGAAGCGGTCAAGGCCCTGGTCGCCGAGACCGAGGACCTGCTCGGACCCGTCGACGTGGCGGTGACGGCGGCGGGCATCACCCGGGACAACCCGCTGGTGATGATGACCGAGGACCAGTGGCACCAGGTGCTGGACGTCAATCTCGACGGCGTCTACAACCTCTGCCGCTCCGTGGTGTTCTCGATGATGAAGCGGAAGTCGGGAGCGATCGTCAATCTCTCCTCCGTGGCCGGGGTGTACGGGAACGCGACCCAGACGAACTATTCCGCGTCCAAGGCGGGCATCATCGGATTCTCCCGGGCCCTCGCCAAGGAAGTGGGCCGATACGGCATCCGCGTCAATGTGGTGGCACCGGGCTTCATCGACACGGACATGACCTCCGTGCTCACCGGCGCCGTCAAGGACAAGGCCCTGGAGCAGGTACCGCTCGGCCGGCTGGGAACCGCCGACGAGGTCGCCGACCTCGTCGGATATCTCGCCTCCGACCGGGCCGGCTATGTCACCGGGTCGGTCCTCCAGATCGACGGCGGCATCACCATCTAG
- a CDS encoding 2-hydroxychromene-2-carboxylate isomerase, whose protein sequence is MAIKPPRWYFSLRSPYSWLAFRDLTERYPDVADAIEWRPYWEPDEVSNRLLAEEGVQLPYVPMSKEKHFYILQDVKRLSAERGLQVAWPIDKNPNWAISHLGYLVAQDEGRGRDYIAAVSRARWELGQDIADRKVIAAVAEELGLDPDRVANAVDDERLRARGLDILREMERDGVFGVPFFIHRRDKFWGIDRLPAFAETVRAARAVAATTSTTRTEGTAS, encoded by the coding sequence ATGGCCATCAAGCCACCGCGCTGGTATTTCTCACTTCGCAGCCCGTACTCATGGCTCGCGTTCCGTGACCTCACCGAACGGTACCCGGATGTCGCGGACGCCATCGAATGGCGCCCGTACTGGGAGCCGGACGAGGTCAGCAACCGGCTGCTCGCCGAGGAGGGCGTCCAGCTTCCGTACGTCCCCATGTCCAAGGAGAAGCACTTCTACATCCTCCAGGACGTCAAGCGGCTGAGCGCCGAACGGGGTCTGCAGGTCGCCTGGCCCATCGACAAGAACCCCAACTGGGCTATCTCCCACCTCGGTTACCTGGTGGCACAGGACGAGGGCCGCGGCCGCGACTACATCGCGGCGGTCAGCCGGGCCCGCTGGGAGCTGGGCCAGGACATCGCGGACCGCAAGGTCATCGCCGCCGTCGCCGAGGAGCTGGGCCTGGACCCGGACCGGGTGGCGAACGCGGTGGACGACGAGCGGCTGCGGGCACGCGGCCTCGACATCCTCCGCGAGATGGAGCGGGACGGGGTGTTCGGAGTGCCCTTCTTCATCCATCGACGCGACAAGTTCTGGGGAATCGACCGGCTCCCCGCCTTCGCCGAGACGGTCCGCGCCGCCCGGGCCGTCGCCGCAACCACCTCTACGACCCGCACGGAAGGAACCGCATCATGA
- a CDS encoding MbtH family protein, producing MSNPFEDDNASYFVLVNDENQHSLWPAFAEIPAGWTTAFGADTRAACLEYVEQNWTDMRPKSLIEAMG from the coding sequence ATGAGCAACCCCTTCGAGGACGACAACGCCAGCTACTTCGTTCTCGTCAACGACGAGAACCAGCACTCCCTGTGGCCCGCCTTCGCCGAGATCCCGGCCGGCTGGACGACCGCTTTCGGTGCGGACACGCGCGCCGCCTGCCTGGAGTACGTCGAGCAGAACTGGACCGACATGCGCCCGAAGAGCCTCATCGAGGCCATGGGCTGA
- a CDS encoding ABC1 kinase family protein, with protein MTIATVVLAAASFALFLVVFPVLARRLLGVRVGVIRTFLTGAVTVGGVLVFSTVIRTPERGGLLMGVQMGCALLLGMGFLAVADMVFPSDSAGPAVGWLRALRSRVARARRYAQISGIVVRHGLRPYLRGRGIDRGGSEAAGAGRATALLARPLRLALEEGGPTFVKLGQVLATRHDLLPPAFISELSRLHYQVPPEPAERIAQQLHAEFGRPPEDVFASYDPEPLAAASIAQVHLARLHSGERVVVKVQRPGVRPGVERDLDIIRRIARLLETRAHWARTLGMIELADGFSASVREELDFRIEARNLTTVRAAWEQRKADTSVVIPDTHEELSGELVLVLEELPGKPISADDALADASPAAQADLARALLGNLLTQILSDGTFHADPHPGNILLLDDGRVGLVDFGSVGRLDGQVRTALRRFLMAVDHADSAALCDALLDLVTRPEEIDEQGLERSLGRFMARHFTPGAVPDVQVFVDLFRVVSQHGLGIPPEVAAVFRALATLEGTLARLSPGFDIVAESRGWAVRQFTGQAGYASAGSGAQKELYSALSVLRRLPRRLDRVTSALESGRLAVNVRLFADSRDRRYFRALVHEILLTCLAATLGLMAVILLHTTGGPMVTRSIRLFEMLGYHLLVISGVLCLRIVFAIFRAQR; from the coding sequence ATGACGATAGCGACCGTCGTCCTCGCGGCGGCCAGTTTCGCGCTGTTCCTGGTCGTCTTCCCGGTGCTGGCGCGGCGGCTGCTCGGGGTGCGGGTGGGAGTCATCCGCACCTTCCTGACCGGAGCCGTCACCGTCGGCGGAGTCCTGGTGTTCAGCACCGTCATCCGGACACCGGAGCGCGGCGGGCTGCTGATGGGCGTACAGATGGGCTGTGCCCTGCTGCTCGGCATGGGGTTCCTGGCCGTGGCGGACATGGTCTTTCCCAGCGACTCCGCCGGACCGGCCGTCGGATGGTTACGCGCGCTGCGCTCCCGTGTCGCCAGGGCCCGTAGATACGCGCAGATCAGCGGCATCGTGGTGCGGCACGGGCTGCGACCGTACCTGCGCGGGCGGGGAATCGACCGCGGTGGCAGCGAGGCCGCGGGCGCCGGCCGGGCCACCGCCCTGCTCGCCAGGCCGCTGCGACTGGCGCTGGAGGAGGGCGGCCCGACCTTCGTCAAGCTCGGCCAGGTGCTGGCGACCCGCCACGACCTGCTGCCGCCCGCCTTCATCAGCGAGCTGAGCCGGCTCCACTACCAAGTGCCGCCGGAGCCCGCGGAGCGCATCGCCCAGCAGCTGCACGCCGAGTTCGGGAGGCCGCCGGAGGACGTTTTCGCCTCGTACGACCCCGAGCCGTTGGCCGCGGCCTCGATCGCGCAGGTCCACCTGGCCCGGCTGCACTCCGGAGAGCGGGTCGTGGTGAAGGTCCAGCGCCCCGGCGTGCGGCCCGGTGTCGAGCGGGACCTGGACATCATCCGACGGATCGCGCGACTGCTGGAGACCCGCGCGCACTGGGCCCGCACCCTGGGCATGATCGAGCTGGCCGATGGGTTCTCGGCGTCCGTGCGGGAAGAGCTCGACTTCCGGATCGAGGCACGGAATCTGACCACGGTCCGGGCCGCGTGGGAACAGCGCAAGGCCGACACCTCGGTGGTCATCCCGGACACCCATGAGGAGCTGAGCGGCGAACTGGTCCTGGTGCTGGAGGAGTTGCCCGGCAAGCCCATCAGCGCCGACGACGCCCTCGCCGACGCCTCGCCGGCCGCCCAGGCCGACCTGGCGCGGGCACTGCTCGGCAATCTGCTGACCCAGATACTCTCCGACGGCACCTTCCACGCGGACCCGCACCCCGGCAACATCCTGCTGCTCGACGACGGCCGGGTGGGCCTGGTCGACTTCGGCTCCGTCGGCCGGCTCGACGGCCAGGTGCGGACCGCACTGCGGCGCTTCCTCATGGCGGTGGACCACGCCGACTCGGCGGCCCTGTGCGATGCCCTGCTGGACCTGGTGACCCGGCCGGAGGAAATCGACGAACAAGGCCTGGAGCGGTCGCTGGGCCGCTTCATGGCCCGGCACTTCACCCCCGGCGCCGTACCGGACGTCCAGGTCTTCGTGGATCTGTTCCGGGTCGTGTCCCAGCACGGCCTGGGCATCCCGCCCGAGGTGGCCGCGGTCTTCCGGGCGCTGGCGACCCTGGAGGGCACCCTGGCCCGGCTGTCACCGGGCTTCGACATCGTGGCGGAGTCACGCGGCTGGGCCGTGCGGCAGTTCACGGGCCAGGCCGGCTACGCGTCCGCCGGGTCCGGGGCCCAGAAGGAGCTGTACTCCGCGCTCTCCGTGCTGCGCCGGCTGCCACGCCGGCTGGACCGGGTCACCAGTGCCCTGGAGTCCGGGCGGCTCGCGGTGAATGTACGACTGTTCGCCGACAGCCGTGACCGCCGCTACTTCCGTGCGCTCGTCCACGAGATCCTGCTCACCTGTCTCGCGGCGACCCTCGGTCTGATGGCGGTGATCCTGCTCCACACCACCGGCGGGCCGATGGTCACCCGGTCGATCCGGCTCTTCGAGATGCTCGGCTACCACCTGCTGGTCATCAGCGGTGTGCTGTGCCTGCGGATCGTCTTCGCCATCTTCCGGGCCCAACGCTGA
- a CDS encoding cytochrome P450 family protein, whose amino-acid sequence MTQQPKLSKYWMLTDDFTQNPYPVLERVREEQPVCKLSIPGAGHAWVVTRHEDAKAALADPRLSRDIHTHYKLFSKLTGTTLTPPPEHANHLANLEPPRHTPLRKAISAAFTPRRADALRPHIESVADELLDKLAGKAGADLIADYADPLPVIVIATLMGVPATAWPDFLRWSTELRATDPTDPAADRTVKELSAYMSALIEEKEREPGDDLISALLQADPDRRLSGTEILSTSFALMTGGNDTTASLIGGVLRTLLTHPAERAELLAAPGRWMAEMDELVRYVSPIANTLQRVTLEPVEIGGVTIPADEVVIISAMSTNRDRCPFPERPDELDLKRPKPAHLSFGHGIHYCSGAHLAKLMTEVAARRFFERFPDARPAVDPSELRYVQNMVVRPLESLPVVW is encoded by the coding sequence ATGACGCAACAGCCGAAACTCTCCAAGTACTGGATGCTCACCGACGACTTCACCCAGAACCCCTACCCGGTTCTGGAGCGGGTCCGTGAGGAGCAGCCGGTCTGCAAACTCTCCATCCCCGGAGCGGGCCATGCCTGGGTGGTGACCCGGCACGAGGACGCCAAGGCCGCTCTCGCCGATCCGCGGCTCAGCCGCGACATCCACACCCACTACAAGCTGTTCTCCAAGCTGACCGGGACCACCCTCACGCCTCCGCCGGAGCACGCCAACCATCTGGCGAACCTGGAGCCGCCGCGGCACACACCGCTGCGCAAGGCCATCAGCGCGGCCTTCACTCCGCGCCGGGCGGACGCCCTGCGCCCGCACATCGAGTCGGTCGCGGACGAGCTCCTGGACAAGCTGGCCGGGAAGGCGGGCGCCGATCTCATCGCCGACTACGCCGATCCGCTGCCGGTGATCGTCATCGCCACGCTGATGGGTGTGCCGGCCACCGCCTGGCCGGACTTCCTGCGCTGGTCGACGGAGCTGCGGGCGACCGACCCGACCGACCCCGCCGCGGACCGCACGGTCAAGGAGCTGTCCGCCTATATGTCGGCGCTCATCGAGGAGAAGGAACGCGAGCCGGGCGACGACTTGATCTCCGCGCTCCTCCAGGCCGATCCCGACCGCCGGCTGTCCGGTACGGAGATCCTCTCCACCAGCTTCGCGCTGATGACGGGTGGCAACGACACCACCGCCAGCCTGATCGGCGGAGTGCTGCGCACGCTCCTCACCCACCCGGCGGAGCGCGCCGAGCTGCTGGCGGCACCCGGCCGGTGGATGGCGGAGATGGACGAGCTGGTCCGCTACGTCAGTCCCATCGCCAACACGCTCCAGCGGGTCACCCTGGAGCCGGTGGAGATCGGCGGGGTCACCATTCCCGCCGACGAGGTCGTGATCATTTCCGCGATGTCGACCAACCGGGACCGGTGCCCGTTCCCGGAGCGCCCGGACGAGCTGGACCTCAAGCGCCCCAAGCCCGCCCACCTCAGCTTCGGCCACGGCATCCACTACTGCTCGGGTGCGCATCTGGCGAAGCTGATGACGGAGGTGGCGGCGCGCCGCTTCTTCGAGAGGTTCCCGGACGCCCGGCCGGCCGTGGACCCGTCCGAACTGCGCTATGTGCAGAACATGGTGGTGCGCCCGCTGGAGTCCCTGCCCGTGGTGTGGTGA
- a CDS encoding 3-hydroxyacyl-ACP dehydratase FabZ family protein produces the protein MTGTLTRESGISPVAGRVSVVSPRGDDGDAATRFTVSPDEPVFAGHYPDFPIFPGVCVVDCAHRSALATAPEPVELAAVESARLTGPAFPGDVLDFALKWRRKDGDWRLSATATTARGAAASVRLRYRAAGSAPQSLDAGTDAPPVATRAGGEAGLPEVASLLPHRYPMLLVDRITALVPGERITVVKAVTHNEPWYADLTPGQDLAYPASLLVESWGQSAGLLASAAAPDARSQVMLFGSVSQAVFHRPVLPGDVVEHRITLSRSLGDSVIFEGESRSEAGPVMSVGQMVMAFRPGDHLRPA, from the coding sequence ATGACCGGGACCCTGACCCGGGAGTCCGGCATCAGCCCGGTGGCCGGCCGGGTGTCCGTCGTCTCCCCCCGGGGGGACGACGGGGACGCTGCGACCCGGTTCACCGTCTCCCCCGACGAGCCGGTGTTCGCCGGTCACTACCCGGACTTCCCGATCTTTCCCGGGGTGTGCGTGGTCGACTGCGCGCACCGCAGTGCGCTGGCCACGGCCCCGGAGCCGGTCGAGCTGGCGGCCGTGGAGTCGGCCCGGTTGACCGGGCCGGCCTTCCCCGGCGACGTCCTGGACTTCGCGCTGAAGTGGCGCCGGAAGGACGGCGACTGGCGGCTGTCGGCGACCGCCACCACCGCGCGCGGCGCCGCCGCGTCCGTCAGACTGCGCTACCGCGCCGCGGGCAGTGCCCCGCAATCACTGGACGCCGGCACTGATGCTCCGCCCGTGGCCACGCGGGCGGGCGGTGAGGCGGGGCTGCCCGAGGTGGCGAGCCTGCTGCCGCACCGGTATCCGATGCTGCTGGTCGACCGGATCACGGCCCTCGTACCGGGCGAGCGGATCACCGTGGTCAAGGCCGTCACGCACAACGAGCCCTGGTACGCGGACCTCACCCCCGGCCAGGACCTGGCCTACCCGGCGTCGCTGCTGGTCGAGTCCTGGGGCCAGTCCGCCGGGCTGCTCGCCTCGGCGGCGGCACCGGACGCCCGCAGCCAGGTGATGCTGTTCGGCTCCGTGTCGCAGGCGGTCTTCCACCGCCCCGTACTCCCCGGCGACGTGGTCGAACACCGCATCACGCTGTCCCGGTCGCTCGGCGACTCGGTGATCTTCGAGGGCGAGAGCCGTAGCGAGGCGGGCCCGGTGATGTCCGTCGGGCAGATGGTGATGGCCTTCCGCCCCGGCGATCACCTACGGCCTGCCTGA
- a CDS encoding beta-ketoacyl synthase N-terminal-like domain-containing protein — translation MSAVTASRPVISAWSAVSPYGIGAQALAEGLREGRATSAPVDTERWRVPAGDAHLVPGFEVREVLGKKGTRSMDRVTGLAVTTVGALLEQPQADRDRETGDRAALVLGTTTGSVASMMDFTRSSLVGARPFDVDPAQMPNAVMNCAAGQCAIWYGMRGPNTTLAGGRTASLSAVNYATRLLSSGRAESVLCGAAEEFSSARYWLERHSRASGGEDPALGEGCAMLLIQPADACSPERPALAEILAVESRVAFGEDLRATLEACVRSALAASGGAAEEVWAASHSEAPGVAGVVEREVLASVVGERALERVPGVGALGDVSAASGAFQIAMLLATADGDAEAAGRLAVATSVDRDGSLSCAVLRLAAS, via the coding sequence ATGAGTGCCGTGACCGCGTCCCGGCCGGTGATCTCGGCGTGGTCGGCCGTGTCCCCGTACGGCATCGGCGCGCAGGCCCTGGCCGAGGGGCTGCGGGAGGGGCGGGCCACGTCCGCGCCGGTGGACACCGAGCGCTGGCGGGTGCCGGCAGGTGACGCCCATTTGGTGCCGGGCTTCGAGGTCCGCGAGGTGCTGGGCAAGAAGGGCACCCGGTCCATGGACCGGGTGACCGGGCTCGCGGTGACCACCGTGGGCGCCCTGCTGGAGCAGCCGCAGGCCGACCGGGACCGGGAGACCGGGGACCGGGCCGCGCTGGTGCTGGGCACCACGACGGGCAGCGTCGCCAGCATGATGGACTTCACCCGCAGCTCCCTGGTGGGTGCGCGGCCGTTCGACGTCGACCCGGCGCAGATGCCCAACGCGGTGATGAACTGCGCGGCGGGCCAGTGCGCGATCTGGTACGGCATGCGCGGGCCCAACACCACCCTCGCGGGCGGCCGGACGGCCAGCCTGTCGGCGGTGAACTACGCGACGCGGCTGCTGTCGTCCGGGCGGGCCGAGTCGGTGCTGTGCGGTGCGGCGGAGGAGTTCTCCTCGGCCCGCTACTGGCTGGAGCGGCACAGCAGGGCGTCCGGTGGAGAGGATCCGGCGCTCGGCGAGGGCTGCGCGATGCTGCTGATCCAGCCCGCCGACGCGTGCAGCCCGGAGCGTCCCGCGCTCGCCGAGATCCTGGCGGTCGAGTCACGGGTGGCGTTCGGGGAGGATCTGCGGGCGACGCTGGAGGCCTGTGTACGGTCCGCGCTCGCCGCGTCCGGCGGCGCGGCCGAGGAGGTGTGGGCGGCCAGTCACAGCGAGGCCCCCGGCGTGGCCGGGGTGGTGGAGCGCGAGGTGCTGGCGTCGGTCGTGGGCGAGCGGGCGTTGGAGCGGGTGCCGGGCGTCGGCGCGCTGGGCGATGTCTCGGCCGCCTCCGGCGCGTTCCAGATCGCGATGCTGCTGGCCACCGCCGACGGTGACGCCGAGGCGGCCGGCCGGCTCGCGGTGGCCACCTCCGTCGACCGGGACGGCTCGCTGTCCTGCGCGGTGCTGCGGCTGGCGGCGTCATGA
- a CDS encoding alpha/beta fold hydrolase yields MKQVVLLHGLGNNGAIWSRTHEHFPADVRVHAPDLPWRSDGIDAWRFETDSAGRLAEILSAVPGGPDLVVAHSFTALPLLELLARRALAGERPGMAGVVVVTPFYRRDPGDFHWNMIAPLLDSFPETMSEAIRLQAGDRPVQPDLRADMARRLCEWIGPYGWLRFFDAYLNSPRLRLDLITVPALVIGAEQDVTAPVAEARQLAADLPAGEALILPEGGHFPMLDRPRAFVEAVHAFLDRVPARLSPAA; encoded by the coding sequence ATGAAACAGGTCGTGCTGCTGCACGGGCTCGGCAACAACGGTGCCATCTGGTCGCGCACCCACGAGCACTTCCCTGCCGATGTGCGGGTGCACGCCCCCGATCTGCCGTGGCGCAGCGACGGGATCGACGCCTGGCGCTTCGAGACCGACTCGGCGGGCCGGCTCGCGGAGATCCTGTCCGCCGTGCCCGGCGGGCCGGACCTGGTGGTCGCCCACTCGTTCACCGCGCTGCCCCTGCTGGAGCTGCTCGCCCGCCGTGCGCTGGCGGGCGAGCGGCCCGGGATGGCGGGGGTGGTCGTGGTGACGCCGTTCTACCGGCGTGACCCGGGCGACTTCCACTGGAACATGATCGCGCCACTGCTGGACAGCTTCCCCGAGACCATGTCGGAGGCCATCCGGCTGCAGGCCGGGGACCGGCCCGTGCAGCCGGACCTGCGGGCCGACATGGCACGCAGGCTCTGCGAGTGGATCGGCCCCTACGGGTGGCTGCGGTTCTTCGACGCCTATCTCAACTCGCCGCGGCTGCGGCTGGATCTCATCACCGTGCCCGCTCTGGTGATCGGCGCGGAGCAGGACGTCACCGCGCCCGTCGCCGAGGCCCGGCAGCTGGCCGCGGACCTGCCCGCGGGCGAGGCGCTGATCCTGCCCGAGGGCGGCCACTTCCCGATGCTCGACCGGCCGCGCGCCTTCGTCGAGGCGGTGCACGCGTTCCTCGACCGCGTACCGGCCCGGCTCAGCCCGGCCGCCTGA